A stretch of DNA from Candidatus Poribacteria bacterium:
TTTTCCGAAAATTGTGTCAAAATCTCTGAGACTTGCGAGCGCGTCTCGAATCGCTGCAGCATCGGTTGATTCTGCATTCGCGATCGCCTCCGCCAGAATATGGAGTGTCGCATACGAACGCGCGGCGTAGTTGGTTGGTTCTGTTTTGAATTTGGTATTATAATTCTCCACGAAGGCTTGATTTCTTGGCGTGTCAAGGGCAGCACCCCACCCCACAAAAGTTATCGCATCCTCAGCAGCTACGCCTGTGGCCTGCACATCTGCTGCGGTCAATGTCCGCACGATAAAGGGGGCGGATATACCGAGTTCACGCCCTTGCATGAGGATCCCAGGCTTTTCCGGCGATAAACATGAAACAAAGATAACATCGGGATTCAGGGTCTGGATTCGGGCTAATTGTTGAGAAAAGTCGGTATCGCCACCTTTGAAGGTTTCAGTCGTTATCACCTCAATCCCTTTCGCAGCAAGGACTTCCTGCACGGACGCGTCTCCATCGACGGAGAAAAGATCGGTTTCGTCATACATTGTCGCGGCGCGTTGATAACCGAGTTTTGTCTGTGTGACCTCAATGCCAGGGGGAATAAGTTTATCTGTCGTCAACGAGACGCGAAAAACGTAATCTCCGAGCGCACTGAGCCCGCGGGCAGCGGATGTCGGGCTAATCGCTACAACCTGATTTTCTTGCGCTACCGGAAAAGCCAACTTAGTTTGACTTGATGTCGCAGGTCCGAGAATAATAGACACGCCTTCTTGGTGAATCAGTTTATTGAAGGCTTCAACTGCCCCTTCTACAGTGCTCTGACCATCTTCAATAATAAACTTAAGTTTTATTCCACTGGGATGTGCAGCGTTAATCTCGCTGAGTGCCAACTCAAAGCCTTGTGAGGTGGGAGTGCCAAACGAGTCAGTGAGCCGTCCTGTCAGCGGTAAGACGATGCCGACAGGAATTTCTTTACTGGTCTCCATCATCTGAGGTGTGGTAGGTTCGACAATTTGGGAAACGCGATCACAAGCGGAAAATCCAACAATTAACACAACAATAGCGAATAGAGACGCGAATAACGTCAATTTTTTAGTATTCATAAAACTCCTTTATAGGAGAGCCCATAATTATTTACACACGTGGAGTAGATGTCGATTTCAAGAATAAAAGTGCTTGCGCGTCCAGATGTATTTGGCTTACTCAAAGCGTACGAGTTTGCCGTCCTTGACGATTAGAACCTTCTCGTCGTAAACCGCGTCCCCGTCGGCATTAAAAGAGAATTTGCCGAGAATTGTGTCGAAATCCTTGATGCTTGCGAGCGCGTCTCGAATCGCTGCAGCATCGGTTGATTCTGCATTCGCGATCGCCTCCGCCAGAATATGGAGTGTCGCATACGAACGCGCGGCGTAGTTGGTTGGTTCTGTTTTGAATTTGGTATTATAATTCTCCACGAAGGCTTGATTTCTTGGCGTGTCAAGGGCAGCACCCCACCCCACAAAAGTTATCGCATCCTCAGCAGCTACGCCTGTGGCCTGCACATCTGCTGCGGTCAATGTCCGCACGATAAAGGGGGCGGATATACCGAGTTCACGCCCTTGCATGAGGATCCCAGGCTTTTCCGGCGATAAACATGAAACAAAGATAACATCGGGATTCAGGGTCTGGATTCGGGCTAATTGTTGAGAAAAGTCGGTATCGCCACCTTTGAAGGTTTCAGTCGTTATCACCTCAATCCCTTTCGCAGCAAGGACTTCCTGCACGGACGCGTCTCCATCGACGGAGAAAAGATCGGTTTCATCATACATTGTCGCGGCGCGTTGATAACCGAGTTTTGTCTGTGTGACTTCAATGCCAGGGGGAATAAGTCTATCTGTCGTCAGCGCGACGCGAAAAACGTAATCTCCGAGCGCACTGAGCCCGCGGGCAGAAGATGTTGGGCTAATCGCCACAACCTGATTTTCTTGCGCTACCGGAAAAACCATCTCAGTTTGACTTGATGTCGCAGGTCCGAGAATAATAGACACGCCTTTTTGATGAATCAGTTTATTGAAGGCTTCAACTGCGCCGTCTATAGTGCTCTGATCATCTGCAATAATAAACTTGAGTTTTATTCCGCTGGGATGTGCAGCGTTAATCTCGCTGAGTGCCAACTCAAAGCCTTGTGAGATTGGGATGCCAAATGGGTCAGTGAGTCGTCCTGTTAAAGATAAGACAACACCGATCGAAATTTCTTTACTGGGGTCTGTCATCTGAGGTGTAGTAGGTTGCGTAATTTGTGAGATCCGTTCACAGGCAGAGAGTCCGGCAATCAATACAATAATCACGGATAGAAACGCGAAAGTTATGATTTTTCTAATGTACATAATGCTCCTTGGGTGGCACACAGTGTGCGCTGATGATTCTGTTATGAAATGGATAGCACAGAGTGTGTGCTTTCCATTTTGTAGTTTTATTATACCATTTTCGCTGTCAAAATGAAATTAAAAACAGTTTTTCTTTCATGCCTATGTGCTTGATTAATTTCCTATTATCGAGTATATTATAGAAAATCGAAACCTCAGAATGTCAGTAACCCCCGATTCAAATCGTGGGCTTGCGGAATACGGTAGCCAAACCTATAGGTTTCACGAGGGCAACTTATTGACTACAGTCATATATCGCAGTCTCTGGATGTGGCAATCCAAACAACGTTTCGGAT
This window harbors:
- a CDS encoding ABC transporter substrate-binding protein, with amino-acid sequence MYIRKIITFAFLSVIIVLIAGLSACERISQITQPTTPQMTDPSKEISIGVVLSLTGRLTDPFGIPISQGFELALSEINAAHPSGIKLKFIIADDQSTIDGAVEAFNKLIHQKGVSIILGPATSSQTEMVFPVAQENQVVAISPTSSARGLSALGDYVFRVALTTDRLIPPGIEVTQTKLGYQRAATMYDETDLFSVDGDASVQEVLAAKGIEVITTETFKGGDTDFSQQLARIQTLNPDVIFVSCLSPEKPGILMQGRELGISAPFIVRTLTAADVQATGVAAEDAITFVGWGAALDTPRNQAFVENYNTKFKTEPTNYAARSYATLHILAEAIANAESTDAAAIRDALASIKDFDTILGKFSFNADGDAVYDEKVLIVKDGKLVRFE
- a CDS encoding ABC transporter substrate-binding protein; this encodes MNTKKLTLFASLFAIVVLIVGFSACDRVSQIVEPTTPQMMETSKEIPVGIVLPLTGRLTDSFGTPTSQGFELALSEINAAHPSGIKLKFIIEDGQSTVEGAVEAFNKLIHQEGVSIILGPATSSQTKLAFPVAQENQVVAISPTSAARGLSALGDYVFRVSLTTDKLIPPGIEVTQTKLGYQRAATMYDETDLFSVDGDASVQEVLAAKGIEVITTETFKGGDTDFSQQLARIQTLNPDVIFVSCLSPEKPGILMQGRELGISAPFIVRTLTAADVQATGVAAEDAITFVGWGAALDTPRNQAFVENYNTKFKTEPTNYAARSYATLHILAEAIANAESTDAAAIRDALASLRDFDTIFGKFSFDADGDAVYNEKVLIVKDGRLIRFE